GTCATGAAGATGCGCCGGCCCGGCTCGTCAACGGTGAGCGTCATCGGCGTCTGGCATCCGGGCTCCGGGACGTGGTCGGTCGCCTCGCCGTATCGAAATATCGTCAGCCTCGGCTCGTCGTTCTCGGATGCGCTGTTGGCGATGTAAATAGTCTGGCCGTCCGAGCCGAGCTCGGCGTTTTCCGCCGGAGTCATGTCCCCGCGTTTCGTCCAGGACCGTCCGTCGAAATAGACCGGATGCCGACTGTCGCGGCGCAGCACGAGCGTCTCGCCGGACCTGGTGACGACGAAGTCGTAGCACGCGATCCCGGAAATTTTCTGGGGATTGGCGTCGACCGCCGCGGCGCGCAGAAGGGCGCGGTCCGCGATCGGGGAAAACAGCCCGAACACCACCAGCGGAACGACAAACGCACGCCGGGCGACGCGATGATGAACGATGGTCGCCATGCCGGCGAACCACGCCAATCCGAATACGAGCGCCGCCCACGCGAACCACGCGCAAGCCAGGAACCAGAGTCCCAGGCCGAGCGTCGAGAACGTCAGGACCAGAACGTTGTCGACGGCACGAAAAAAGCCGGCCGCAACCATGCGCGGCAGAAAGGTCGCGACGACGACAAACAGCAACAGCGCGGCCATGATCACGATCCGGGCGACCGCGGCGTCGATCGGGCCGATCGAGGGGATATTGTTGAAAACCGCACCGAAGAACATGCCCGAAATCATCGGCGGAATCACCATCAACGTGTCGAGCACGTACAAGGTATGCCGTTTCCCGAGTAAGAAATCCTCGATGATGACAAGACCGGGCATCGCGGCCAGCGCGACGCTGAACGCGAACAACACGCGGTGCGTTTTCGCGAGTCTCGCGACGATGCTCGTGAAGGAGCGGCGCAATACACATCCTCGCGTCGGATCACCGGCAAACAATGGCGAAACGGAAGGCTATCACAATCCGTACGGCGATCGTAGAAAAGCGCTTCTCCTCGCCGATTGCTTCGCCGCGCGCCACGAACCAGAATGCCGCGCCATGAGTTACCGCATTTTCTGGCCGATCCTCGCGATGCTGCCGCCGGAAACCGCGCACGGGATCGCCGTCGCGGCGTTGCGAGTCGCGTCGGCGGTCCCCGGCGCGCGAGGGCTCCTTGCGTCGGGCGCGCCGACCGAGGCGCTTGCCGTCGATACGCTGCGGCTGCACTTCCCGACACCCGTCGGTCTGGCAGCAGGTTTCGACAAGGCCGCGAGCGCGTATGGCCCCTTGGCGCGTCTGGGGTTTGGATTTGTCGAGGTCGGTACCGTCACTGCGCTGGCGCAGCCGGGCAATCCCCGGCCGCGCCTGTTTCGCCTCCCCGCGGATCGCGCGCTCGTCAACCGCATGGGCTTCAACAACCCCGGCGCCGCGGCCGTCGGGAAACGATTCGCACGCCGCGGCGCGGGCGTGGTCGGCATCAACATCGGCAAATCGAAGGCGACGCCGCCCGAGCGCGCGGCGGAGGATTACGCCGCGAGCACGCGTCTTTTGGCGCCGCACGCGGACTATCTGGTCGTCAACGTCAGCTCGCCGAACACGCCCGGCCTGCGCGATCTGCAGGCGATCGACGCGCTGCGGGAGATCATGACCGCCGTGCGCAAGGCGGCCGGCGAAGCGCGTCCGGGCGAGAGGTCGCGATTGCCGCTGCTCGTCAAGATCGCGCCGGATCTGACCGACGAGGACGTGGAGGCGGTCGGACGATTCGCGCTCGACTTTCCGCTCGACGGGCTGATCGCGACGAATACGACGATCGCGCGCGGCGGGCTCGCGACACCGGCCGAGCGCGTCGCGAAATGCGGAGCGGGCGGGCTGTCCGGCCCGCCGCTGGCCTCGCGTTCGATGCAGGTGCTTCGAATCCTGCGCCGCGTGGTGGGCGACAAGGTCACACTCGTGGCCTCCGGCGGCATCGAAACGGGGCGCGACGCCTTCGAGCGCATCCTTGCCGGCGCGTCGCTCGTGCAGATTTATACGAGTTTCGTCTACGCCGGCCCGCGCGCGCCGGTGCGCATCGCGAACGAACTTCTCGCCGCGGCTCGCGACGCGGGATACGACCGCGTCGCCGACGCCATCGGCAAGGGCGCGTAGCGGATCGTCCCCGCAATCAAAAAAAGGCCGTCGCGGCTCGCGACGACCTTTCCGTCATTCCGTGTCTGTCGGCCTTCCGGCGTCGTCGTCAGTTTTCCGGTGTGTCGACCAGAACCGATTTCAACCGGCCGCGCTCGAGCTGCGGAATCTCGTCGAATTTGAGCCCGAGCGAGAGTCCGGCGTCGCCGCTGTGCAAGTGAACAATGTTGCCCGAAAGGTTCGAGCCTTGAAGCGGGCCGTCGTCGAACGCAAGCGTCAGGCGATACGCCTTGGTCGGAATCGAAAGCGTCGCGCTGCCGTGCATCATGATGCGGGCGCCGCCGTACGACAGATCCGCCAACTCGCCCTGGTACGGGCCGTACTGCGTGCCGTTGGCGATCGTAAACCGCAACGGCGACTTGAAACGCAGGCGCTCGTGCGAGCGGCGCATCGGCGTTTCCCGCTCGAGCAGATCCATCGGGATCGACTGTTCGAT
The bacterium DNA segment above includes these coding regions:
- a CDS encoding PilZ domain-containing protein, which gives rise to MKAISGKKVFTTGEVARLLDININTVIRWFDEGIIKGFRLPFSNDRRIPINSLRTFMIEQSIPMDLLERETPMRRSHERLRFKSPLRFTIANGTQYGPYQGELADLSYGGARIMMHGSATLSIPTKAYRLTLAFDDGPLQGSNLSGNIVHLHSGDAGLSLGLKFDEIPQLERGRLKSVLVDTPEN
- a CDS encoding quinone-dependent dihydroorotate dehydrogenase, translated to MSYRIFWPILAMLPPETAHGIAVAALRVASAVPGARGLLASGAPTEALAVDTLRLHFPTPVGLAAGFDKAASAYGPLARLGFGFVEVGTVTALAQPGNPRPRLFRLPADRALVNRMGFNNPGAAAVGKRFARRGAGVVGINIGKSKATPPERAAEDYAASTRLLAPHADYLVVNVSSPNTPGLRDLQAIDALREIMTAVRKAAGEARPGERSRLPLLVKIAPDLTDEDVEAVGRFALDFPLDGLIATNTTIARGGLATPAERVAKCGAGGLSGPPLASRSMQVLRILRRVVGDKVTLVASGGIETGRDAFERILAGASLVQIYTSFVYAGPRAPVRIANELLAAARDAGYDRVADAIGKGA